From Pseudomonadota bacterium, one genomic window encodes:
- a CDS encoding glutamine--tRNA ligase/YqeY domain fusion protein → MPSGEGSDTGPSNFLDEAVASDVAEAGEAGWLRTRFPPEPNGYLHIGHAKSICLNFGLARKYAGTCSLRFDDTNPSTEEAQYTRAIEDDIRWLGFDWGARRCFASDYFEQLYEWALLLIKAGKAYVDSQSAGQIRDSRGDYYRPGVNGPYRDRSIEENLDLFERMRSGEFAEGVHVLRAKIDMQHPNLNMRDPIMYRILHVPHHRTESAWCIYPTYDWAHGQSDAIEGITHSVCTLEFEDHRPLYDWFLEQLPVALHPRQIEFARLNLTYTVLSKRKLQELVSAGVVTGWDDPRMPTLSGMRRRGYTPEAIRTFCGRIGVSKRDSLVDVSLLEHALREDLNARCPRVMAVLRPLRVVIDNYPENQTERLEAPNHPEDPSFGSRALPFSRVLYIERDDFREAAPKKWFRLAPGREVRLRHACLVRCTDVIKNESGEVVELRCSWDPGSRGGTPADGRKVRGTLHWVSARAAVPAQVRLYDRLFLEANPLAADDPSSDWKARINPGSIEVVDAMVEPSLESARAGQRFQFERLGYFCVDAVDSDSARPVFNRTIGLRDSWARLERKLADNERAPLAPERIGAAARGSGSSG, encoded by the coding sequence GTGCCCTCCGGCGAGGGGTCCGACACCGGACCATCCAACTTCCTGGACGAAGCAGTCGCCTCGGACGTCGCCGAAGCTGGGGAAGCTGGCTGGCTCCGTACTCGCTTTCCTCCCGAACCGAACGGCTACCTGCACATCGGGCATGCCAAGTCGATCTGCCTCAATTTCGGGCTGGCGCGCAAGTATGCCGGCACATGCAGTCTGCGTTTCGACGACACCAATCCAAGCACCGAGGAGGCGCAATACACGCGCGCGATCGAGGACGACATCCGCTGGCTCGGTTTTGACTGGGGCGCGCGCCGCTGCTTCGCGTCCGATTACTTCGAGCAGCTCTACGAATGGGCCTTGCTGCTCATCAAGGCGGGCAAGGCCTATGTCGATAGCCAGAGTGCGGGGCAGATCCGCGATTCACGCGGCGACTACTACCGCCCGGGAGTAAACGGACCTTACCGTGATCGTAGCATCGAGGAGAATCTCGACCTGTTCGAGCGCATGCGAAGCGGAGAGTTTGCCGAGGGCGTGCATGTCCTGCGGGCCAAGATCGACATGCAGCACCCGAATCTGAACATGCGCGACCCCATCATGTACCGGATTCTACATGTGCCACACCATCGCACGGAAAGCGCCTGGTGCATCTATCCGACCTACGATTGGGCCCACGGCCAATCGGACGCGATCGAAGGGATCACGCACTCGGTCTGCACCCTCGAATTCGAGGATCACAGGCCGCTTTACGACTGGTTCCTCGAGCAGCTGCCGGTCGCTTTGCATCCGCGCCAAATCGAGTTTGCACGTCTCAATCTGACCTATACGGTGCTCAGCAAGCGCAAGCTGCAGGAGCTCGTGAGCGCCGGTGTGGTCACGGGCTGGGATGATCCTCGGATGCCCACCCTATCGGGCATGCGTCGGCGCGGTTATACGCCGGAAGCCATCCGAACTTTTTGCGGCCGGATCGGGGTGTCCAAACGCGACAGTCTGGTCGACGTTTCGCTCCTCGAGCATGCTCTTCGGGAGGACCTCAATGCGCGCTGTCCGCGCGTGATGGCAGTGCTGCGACCTCTTCGGGTCGTGATCGACAACTACCCCGAGAACCAAACAGAGCGACTCGAGGCTCCAAACCATCCCGAGGATCCAAGCTTCGGGTCGCGCGCGTTGCCGTTCTCGCGCGTGCTCTACATCGAGCGCGACGATTTCCGGGAGGCAGCGCCCAAGAAGTGGTTTCGCTTGGCCCCCGGCCGCGAGGTGCGCCTGCGCCATGCTTGCCTTGTCCGCTGCACCGACGTGATCAAGAACGAGTCCGGCGAGGTCGTGGAGTTGCGGTGCAGCTGGGATCCAGGTTCGCGCGGAGGCACACCCGCCGATGGGCGCAAAGTGCGGGGAACCCTGCACTGGGTCAGCGCCCGCGCAGCGGTACCAGCGCAAGTGCGCCTATACGATCGTCTGTTTCTGGAAGCGAATCCCTTGGCGGCCGACGATCCCAGCAGCGACTGGAAAGCCCGCATCAACCCTGGTTCCATCGAGGTAGTCGATGCCATGGTGGAGCCCAGCCTCGAGAGCGCACGCGCCGGGCAGCGCTTTCAGTTCGAGCGGCTCGGCTATTTCTGTGTCGATGCGGTCGATTCCGATTCGGCTCGACCCGTCTTCAATCGTACGATCGGTCTGCGCGACAGCTGGGCCAGGCTCGAACGCAAGCTCGCGGACAACGAACGCGCCCCACTGGCCCCGGAGCGCATTGGCGCCGCTGCACGGGGCTCCGGCAGCTCGGGCTAG